A region from the Triticum aestivum cultivar Chinese Spring chromosome 3D, IWGSC CS RefSeq v2.1, whole genome shotgun sequence genome encodes:
- the LOC123074863 gene encoding early nodulin-like protein 1 codes for MARVQQVLACLALAMSVCMPAASAFVFKAGGTGEWRVPGNGNAASYNTWAEHTRFRVGDAIAFTYQPGSDSVLIVDKKAYDACDTGSPVDTFSDGNTVFTFTVSGPFYFISGNKDNCNRGEKLVVVVMGPRAATNGTSTHAGALSPSPAADNGGQFSPPSPPPPFGINISPTGNPDQQNAAAGKAAGIAGTAALIIGTMLYSLV; via the exons ATGGCACGGGTGCAGCAGGTTTTGGCGTGCCTGGCGCTGGCCATGTCCGTGTGCATGCCCGCCGCGTCCGCGTTCGTTTTCAAGGCCGGGGGCACGGGCGAGTGGCGCGTGCCGGGCAACGGCAACGCCGCCTCTTACAACACGTGGGCCGAGCACACCCGCTTCCGCGTCGGCGACGCAATAG CGTTCACGTACCAGCCCGGCAGCGACTCGGTGCTCATCGTCGACAAGAAGGCGTACGATGCCTGCGACACCGGCTCGCCGGTGGACACCTTCTCCGACGGCAACACCGTCTTCACCTTCACCGTCTCCGGCCCCTTCTACTTCATCAGCGGCAACAAAGACAACTGCAACCGCGGCGAGAAGCTGGTCGTCGTCGTCATGGGCCCCCGCGCCGCCACCAACGGCACCTCCACGCACGCGGGGGCGCTGTCCCCCTCGCCGGCTGCCGACAACGGCGGCCAGTTCTCGCCGCCATCCCCGCCCCCTCCCTTCGGCATCAACATCTCGCCCACGGGGAACCCCGACCAGCAGAACGCCGCGGCCGGCAAGGCGGCAGGCATTGCCGGCACGGCCGCGCTCATCATCGGGACCATGCTCTACTCGCTTGTTTGA